From one Spiroplasma endosymbiont of Lasioglossum villosulum genomic stretch:
- a CDS encoding ABC transporter permease, producing MARLNKREKANNKKMVSTNKKSKKSLFKNALLLKQTLVATWKSKLQLVILLLLTAFATSLVTGSWISYVRMIEGSNQLGLNDLKFDAVLPYSPVSQGIKQIANQAFSLKLGRFYVQDGTNSKSTKALYFDDTKIGTDQEILPITKDNLTIDYTRDNTGNIIGFNDIRWTNPDNPLVFNLNNNNVKASIYGQLLLKSKNAANENLKNHFKTATDDLYRDVFLKKTAPNILQSINTFIKEWITKHSTDPILKETDNDKVTTWILENKINFRSSSNDATIPDSVNLQDPTERNELFIKVVKETEPDPRLDNDYGMNGQWMRIYRNFSVTESDSNIYTNFTNTSIGYHSPFNYNVISDGTERDAFSTYLIRAVAALQMRDLYVRNQFTASAGVINNTQINTKIIDIGLPNALNHTNLKVFEGVAPTSKNEIVITPQYARKNKSNKAYKPGDHININGTDFIVSGIGGDAYDIYPTISDLDPIPNTRTEFIAYVTPSAWNDGNWYKTADKTDNTLMYFTKWNNIPKNSIHEFDVDLFNDFFQKTIFSDNGVSDLNQYDYNKYLVEKYGNTDSTPQSSSTYLINPNPVVTSSNSQFSLYNSKEKIFNSAIIGFLFAAIAGVLFLLAVVIFITTLIVKKAIQHGQVSMGILKSIGYKTWQITISYLAYPLLTLLIAIPIGWIVGLVIQVYLTEIFNTLFVLPYNVFNFDVVPLFISIVLIIGFITIVTLLTAFRLLKRDPLFLIKKDSDLALGVPKNRTSKFLQNNFRLRFLLSLSKTSWKKILVTSGVITLASLSIVATTLVPATINSLKVNYFKTQKYKNYYEYQTPMPNMPMSKYGLYSWDFFNRPSGEKYYPTYGAMPWPEDKIVYDEKKARVGWYNPLLFKKEKLTNNFADIFTFDSSFPESERAEFIKKMSSYYQEQSTGTLDLNDLVWSYSWLGGKAFSNQLITDLSKEDNTPSKIFSYNIVNFASGQLPNILQVSNPGVPPGPEAIKEILKQVLPGFVRQSIDSLPRPNIKEDPYDYFSIGHNSIAFNPKTTNNGDINGPDEELVTQFKVGVDESTKIAKKELMDVIGINPNTAMLVLKNDEVKALKYNANANAIPMVINRAFQSKFGLDVGSQFSGVPQVNTLCYKNIDGKSIPLPKENWYYGETPPTDSYTTNGGIWSKSGTKWNYRGDQKIKLSDNSKEYRDIHGTRYNGMYNEKGQPIINNEPSTWNNVNDIWLKLPSDISGSAKTGKIPIADNAKTIDFDLSRISDSTGKWIRPFSYDLVKPYNGFDPKDPLSILLNRPAEWFMGMVNNNILTKENNINADSLQADIKNNMPTWWKNITGNDNPLHTYQVVGIQDSYDTPKAYVDQKWANEIMGYSYIDDNPYYSGTDVFQWFNGKLSANANVFDLIGRMSFKSNLDDYTIYATTSLSGNQNIPMVKKNYLLSRQQAMLTKISDIAFSASALFIVTTIICSILIVIMITDLFTDQFRRFMAHMKAEGYTNLEINSFTLGIFTPWALLGYIVGFALGYLAIYGLINILISFVGVALPFTITWWILPVSFIIIGGIYISTFIINNHELNKMNLIELLKSDE from the coding sequence ATGGCAAGGTTAAATAAACGCGAAAAAGCGAATAATAAAAAAATGGTATCTACTAATAAGAAATCAAAAAAAAGTTTATTTAAGAATGCGTTACTATTAAAGCAGACTTTAGTTGCTACATGAAAAAGTAAATTACAATTAGTTATTTTACTATTACTTACTGCTTTTGCAACTTCGTTGGTTACTGGAAGTTGAATATCATACGTTAGAATGATTGAAGGAAGTAATCAATTAGGATTAAATGATCTTAAGTTTGATGCTGTTTTACCTTATTCACCAGTGTCACAAGGTATTAAACAAATTGCTAATCAAGCTTTTAGTTTAAAGTTAGGTCGATTTTATGTTCAAGATGGAACTAATAGTAAAAGTACTAAAGCGCTTTATTTTGATGATACAAAAATAGGTACAGATCAAGAAATACTACCAATCACTAAAGATAACTTAACTATTGATTATACTCGTGATAATACAGGCAATATTATTGGGTTTAATGATATAAGATGAACAAATCCGGATAATCCTTTAGTTTTTAATTTGAATAATAATAATGTTAAAGCAAGCATCTATGGTCAATTATTATTAAAATCAAAAAATGCTGCTAATGAAAATTTAAAAAACCATTTTAAAACAGCAACAGATGATTTATATCGTGATGTTTTTTTAAAAAAAACAGCACCCAATATTCTTCAATCTATTAATACTTTTATTAAGGAATGGATTACAAAACATTCAACAGATCCGATATTAAAGGAAACTGATAATGATAAAGTTACCACTTGAATTTTAGAAAATAAAATAAATTTTAGATCTTCTTCTAATGATGCTACTATTCCTGATAGTGTTAATTTGCAAGATCCAACAGAAAGAAATGAACTTTTTATTAAAGTAGTTAAGGAAACTGAACCTGATCCAAGATTAGATAATGATTATGGTATGAATGGTCAATGAATGAGAATTTATCGTAATTTTTCTGTAACAGAATCAGATAGTAATATTTATACTAATTTTACTAATACTTCTATTGGTTATCATTCACCTTTTAACTATAATGTGATTAGTGATGGCACTGAAAGAGATGCATTTTCTACATATTTAATTCGTGCGGTTGCAGCATTACAAATGCGTGATTTATATGTTCGTAATCAATTTACTGCCAGTGCTGGAGTAATTAATAATACTCAAATTAATACTAAAATTATTGATATTGGTTTACCTAATGCTTTAAATCATACTAATCTAAAAGTATTTGAAGGTGTTGCACCAACAAGTAAAAATGAAATAGTTATTACGCCACAATATGCAAGAAAAAATAAAAGTAATAAAGCGTATAAACCAGGCGATCATATTAATATTAATGGTACTGACTTTATTGTTAGTGGTATTGGTGGTGATGCTTATGATATTTATCCAACGATTAGTGACTTAGATCCAATTCCTAATACAAGAACTGAATTTATTGCTTATGTTACACCTTCAGCATGAAATGATGGAAATTGATATAAGACAGCAGATAAAACCGATAATACTTTAATGTATTTTACAAAATGAAATAATATTCCTAAAAATAGTATTCATGAATTTGATGTTGATTTATTTAATGATTTTTTTCAAAAAACAATATTTAGTGATAATGGTGTTAGTGATTTAAATCAATATGATTATAATAAGTATTTAGTTGAGAAATATGGTAATACAGATTCAACACCACAATCATCTTCTACATACCTTATTAATCCAAATCCTGTAGTTACAAGTAGTAATAGTCAGTTTTCGCTTTATAATAGTAAAGAAAAGATATTTAATTCAGCAATAATTGGATTTTTATTTGCAGCAATAGCAGGAGTATTATTTTTACTAGCGGTTGTTATTTTTATCACCACTTTAATTGTTAAAAAGGCAATCCAACATGGACAAGTTTCAATGGGTATTTTAAAATCAATAGGTTATAAAACATGACAAATTACGATTTCTTATTTGGCATATCCATTATTAACGCTATTAATTGCAATTCCAATTGGCTGAATTGTTGGTCTTGTAATTCAGGTATATTTAACTGAGATTTTTAATACTTTATTTGTTTTACCATATAATGTTTTTAACTTTGATGTTGTTCCATTATTTATTTCAATTGTTTTAATTATTGGTTTTATTACAATTGTTACTTTATTAACTGCCTTTCGTCTTTTAAAACGTGATCCTTTATTTTTAATTAAAAAAGATAGTGATTTAGCTTTAGGTGTTCCTAAAAATAGAACTAGCAAGTTTTTACAAAATAATTTTCGTCTTCGTTTTTTATTATCATTGTCAAAAACTAGTTGAAAAAAGATTTTAGTTACTTCGGGAGTTATTACTTTAGCTTCACTTTCAATTGTAGCAACAACACTAGTTCCTGCCACTATTAATAGCTTAAAAGTTAATTATTTCAAAACTCAAAAATATAAAAATTATTATGAGTATCAAACACCAATGCCGAATATGCCGATGAGTAAATATGGATTATATTCATGAGATTTTTTTAATCGACCAAGTGGTGAGAAGTATTATCCAACTTATGGTGCTATGCCTTGACCTGAAGATAAAATTGTTTATGATGAGAAAAAGGCACGTGTTGGATGATATAATCCATTATTGTTTAAAAAAGAAAAATTAACTAATAATTTTGCTGATATTTTTACTTTTGATTCATCTTTTCCTGAATCTGAAAGAGCAGAGTTTATAAAAAAAATGTCCTCTTATTATCAAGAACAATCAACAGGGACATTAGATCTTAATGATTTAGTTTGATCATATAGTTGATTAGGTGGCAAAGCTTTTAGTAATCAGTTAATAACTGATTTAAGTAAAGAAGATAATACACCATCAAAAATATTTTCATATAATATTGTTAATTTTGCAAGTGGTCAATTACCTAATATTTTGCAAGTTTCCAATCCTGGAGTGCCACCTGGTCCAGAGGCAATTAAAGAAATTTTAAAGCAAGTATTACCGGGCTTTGTTCGTCAGAGTATTGATAGTTTGCCAAGACCTAATATTAAAGAAGATCCTTATGATTATTTTAGTATTGGTCATAATTCTATTGCTTTTAATCCAAAAACTACTAATAATGGCGATATTAATGGACCAGATGAAGAATTAGTAACACAGTTTAAAGTTGGTGTTGATGAAAGTACAAAAATTGCTAAAAAAGAACTAATGGATGTTATTGGGATTAATCCCAATACTGCAATGTTAGTATTAAAAAATGATGAAGTTAAAGCTTTAAAATATAATGCTAATGCTAATGCTATTCCAATGGTTATCAATCGTGCTTTTCAATCTAAATTTGGATTAGATGTTGGTTCACAATTTAGTGGTGTACCACAAGTTAATACTTTATGTTATAAAAATATTGATGGTAAAAGTATTCCTTTACCAAAAGAAAATTGATATTACGGTGAAACACCACCAACAGATTCTTATACTACAAATGGTGGCATCTGATCAAAAAGTGGAACAAAATGAAATTATCGTGGTGATCAAAAAATAAAATTATCTGATAATAGTAAAGAATATAGGGATATCCATGGTACTAGGTATAATGGTATGTATAATGAAAAAGGACAACCAATTATAAATAATGAACCTAGTACTTGAAATAATGTTAATGATATTTGATTAAAATTGCCTTCTGATATTAGTGGTAGTGCTAAAACTGGTAAAATTCCAATAGCTGATAATGCTAAAACTATTGATTTTGATTTATCACGTATTTCCGATTCAACAGGTAAATGAATTAGACCTTTTTCATATGATTTGGTAAAGCCATATAATGGATTTGATCCTAAAGATCCATTAAGTATTTTATTAAACCGCCCAGCAGAATGATTTATGGGAATGGTTAATAATAATATTTTAACTAAAGAAAATAATATTAATGCTGATAGTTTACAAGCAGATATTAAAAATAACATGCCAACATGATGAAAAAATATTACGGGTAATGATAATCCACTTCATACATATCAAGTTGTGGGAATTCAAGATTCTTATGATACTCCTAAAGCCTATGTTGATCAAAAATGAGCTAATGAAATTATGGGTTATAGTTATATTGATGATAATCCTTATTATTCAGGAACGGATGTATTTCAATGATTTAATGGTAAGTTAAGTGCTAATGCTAATGTTTTTGATTTAATTGGAAGAATGAGTTTTAAATCAAATTTAGATGATTATACTATTTATGCAACCACTAGTTTAAGTGGTAATCAAAATATACCAATGGTTAAAAAAAATTATTTATTATCAAGACAACAAGCAATGCTTACTAAAATATCAGATATTGCTTTCAGTGCTAGTGCTTTATTTATTGTGACAACGATTATTTGTTCAATATTAATTGTTATTATGATTACTGATTTATTTACCGATCAATTTCGTCGTTTTATGGCTCATATGAAAGCAGAAGGATATACTAATTTAGAAATTAATTCTTTTACTTTAGGTATTTTTACACCTTGAGCATTACTTGGTTATATTGTAGGGTTTGCCCTAGGTTACCTTGCTATTTATGGTTTAATTAATATTCTTATTAGTTTTGTTGGTGTGGCTTTACCATTTACAATAACATGATGAATATTACCAGTAAGTTTTATCATAATTGGTGGTATATATATATCAACATTTATTATTAATAATCATGAATTAAATAAAATGAATTTAATTGAATTATTAAAATCTGATGAATAA